In Brassica napus cultivar Da-Ae chromosome A3, Da-Ae, whole genome shotgun sequence, the sequence aaacctaaaaaattaaatacctaatacaaatatatacaaataaataaaggacaattgtcaataatagcaccttttgaagtttatgtctcaaaaagggcactagaaggagaaagtcacaaaaatgacattcattaaagggtaaaatatccttACTAccattggtttaaaattaaataaacaaataaaaataaataaaataaaaataaaaaaataaaaaaaatgaaaaaaagaaattttttatagtttcagattatatgttttcagattcgaaatttttataattttttttgaaattttttttttgaaattgttttttattttttttcaaattttctttttataatttaaaaatactttttgaaactgtttttaaaatttttattttttattttagtatttattttttataaaattttaaatcctaattccaaaaccccaccccttaactctaaaccctaaggtttggattaattaacccaaggggtataagtgtatatttacctctttaatgaaacctatttttgtgactttgagccttgagtgctactttatgaacaaaaacttgatttgatGCTATCCTAGTTTTTTCtcgtaaataaataaataaaatatttattaatgcaTAATCACCCTCTAGTTCTCGAATAATCCACTTAGTCCCTAAATAATTCACCAAGCTGTTTCTTGAACATAAGTCTCATTTGGatattttctgattttagtTCGATTCAGTTTCTTTCGTATCCATTTCGGATAGAATTTTACCCAATATCTGAGATCAACCAGAACTTAAAAAAACTAACGAAAATTTATCTAAGTTACTCGAGGACCAGAAAAAAAGCctatccaaacaaaaaaaaaaatctgaaagtaaACTCgcaagtaaaaacaaaaaagaagtagATATAAAAACGACCAAAAGTATTCAAGTTATCCAGGTTACTTCAGATACTAATTCAGGTTGCAGTTGGAATCAGATAATACTTGATATCCAAATACTTATCCCTTAGGCTCCTTCGGGTATTTTTCTAAAAcgtttcggatcgggttcaggTTAGGATTTCAAATTCAGTTATAACCGCCCATAAAGAATTTGATCTAATGCAATAGGTCgataaaatttcatattacCGTGCTTCCCCAACGATCACGAGCATCGATATTAGCCTTCCTAGTCAGCAAAAGCTTCACAACATCCACATGACCTTCACAGGCAGCTATATGAAGCGCGGTACGACCATCAAGATCAATACTATTCACGTCGATCCCTTCGTCTAGCAGATCCTGGACGCCTTCAACGTCTCCTCTACAAGCCACGAAGAGGAGCTGCATAGTGGCGTCGAGGTTATCGGGGACGGCGAGCTGCGGATGGCCAGAACCTTCCGGACTCCTTCGAATCGGATCGAGAGAAGATTGCCTGCCGAAGCTGAACCGCATATTGATACGGCGAGGATCGTGCGACGCCTGGCGCGTGAACTGGCGGCTGAACGTCCGGCGGAGCGATACAGATGAGAGTTGCCTCGAGATTCCGCGTTTCAGCTGTCCCGCGATGTTCGCCATGGCTTCTTCGATTTcgaatctaaaatttcaaacgGATAGTCAAATCACATTATTTGGAGATGGGAAGAAGAGAAAGTTGTTGAATGGGTGAGATCCGGTTGAAGCGCGTGCGTTGGTTTATCAATAGGGaggaaataatttaatttaatttaatcgAGACATTATTAACGGGACGACGTCTGTTTCCCATTGACTTAGATTTGACTTTCGCTATCAATCATTGTGTGGCAGCTCCCGCGTAAATTTGGACACTTGCTAATAATTGATCGTCGTCCACTTATTTCCGGGTGGCTTTTACCggtaattaaattatattgttTTCGTAATTATCAAATTAACCCTAAACTTCTCGTAATTGTTGAACTAACCTTGCAAAATTCTCGTAGTTGAAAATTGTGTGGATAAGGCTGACGTGTCGTCGGTCTGATCAATACGTTATTTTAATCTTGGCTTTTTTTTAGCTCTTTTGTGAGTGAAGGCCGCCACCTCTGACATGGTCCTCTGAAGTGTAGGAGGGGTGTGAGTTGTATTTTGGGTCATTCTGTTAACCTAGGACTTAGTATGGCCTTTACTTTACACTACATTTTTAAgctgataaaattttaaatttgccaaataataatacaatactcacttttatttagattttgatgattatttttgtagttgtgtattaatttttttgatttttaagattatttaataaatatttaaaataaaaatatatgttttaaaagaaaatatttgagaaatttaaatcCAAAGAGAGATGCTAAACCCTAAAGCTGAATAGATATCCGAACCAAATTCGAATATGATCCGAATTAAATCTGACCCGAATATgcaaaaacttttaaaagattttatattcttaatttaattatctttaaaattcaaaatatctaaCTGAAACTGAACTGATACACAAATTAAGGGTGGACACGAATTATATATCCGATTTTTTGGAAGTATTGGTGATCCAATTCGTATCGTCCGAGTAATCAATTATCTGATTCAATTCGATCCGTAACCGTCCAAATATCTAGAAAACTTTAGAATTTTGACCAGATGTTCGATTTGaatcgtaaaaataaataaataaacttataaacaatccaaataacaatattttattacacatttaaaaaaaaaattgaaatagctaatataataaatttagtaCATAAAAATACCGTAAAacttgtaaaaaatataatatttatataaaatataatatttatataattctttaaatatatatatatatatatactccctccgtttttaaaaaattcatattatagttttttcacacttattaaaaaaacatttaaaattgtattttcaatacattatttttcttaattaattattcccaataacttttaactaatgaaattttattaaatacaattgtattttttttaaagtataatttttcattaattaatgtattgaaaatgtaaaaaatatatctttttgaaataatttttttctaaaaaatggatttttaagGAATAGAGAGAGTATAACGGATCAGATCTGATATTAGTATTTACTTCGTTTCGTAGAATATTGCAAAGTATTTGTTTTggcagatttttttttggtttgagtCAAAGAatgaatagaaataaaaatttatgcaTATTTTGCGCAGCCATAGCACAAACACCTCTCTAAGAAAAACATCAAATTGCGTTTGCGTTGAGAGAGTGGTCCCAGTACCTTTCGCTTGTCATTCCCTCTTCAAATCCTCTTTAGTCTCTGAAAACTTTCGACCTCGTCTCTTCAATGGCTGCCATTTCCGCAAGCTCTTCCCCATCCCTTCTCTCCTTGAGATCCTCATCTTCCCCCGCTCTCACACCCTCGACGCGGCGGGTATCATTCCCTTCGAAGATTTCTCATTTCTCCGGAAATTCAAACCGAGACAACGAAACGGGAAAGAGAGTGGAGAGAATCGTTAGAAGCGTCAACGAGAGGGTCTCCGATGCTCCACCAACGTCGAAGTACATTGAATTGTCGTCTTTTGAATCCGtttgtatatttttcatatgtttCTTTGATCATTTGCTTATATCTATCTTAGGGTGAGGAAGCACACGATCTCAGTGTTCGTTGGAGACGAAAGCGGGATGATAAACAGGATCGCAGGAGTCTTTGCGAGGAGAGGTTACAACATCGAGAGTCTTGCTGTTGGTCTCAACAGAGACAAGGCTTTATTCACCATTGTTGTCTCTGGAACCGAAAGGGTGCTTCAGCAGGTCATCGAGCAGCTTCAGAAGCTCGTTAATGTTCTCAAGGTTGTAACTTTTTCTATATCATCACACTTATCATTTAGTGCTGAAGATTAAATTTGCAAAATTGCTGAATTGAGTTTTGAGTTTGGTAATTAGGTTGAAGATATCTCGAGTGAACCGCAAGTGGAGCGTGAACTGATGCTTGTCAAAGTGAATGCACATCCGGAATACAGGGCTGAGGTAGTCTCCCTTGCCTATGAGTAATTAGACTTTAATGTACTTGCTGGTTGCTATGGATTCAGTATTGATGTGgagtttattttctttcaatttttgACGGGACTCTGTTTGATGAGTTTACAGATCATGTGGCTTGTTGACACATTCAGAGCAAAAGTTGTAGATATTGCGGAACACGCATTGACTATTGAGGTACATTTACTTATAGTTTGTGTTCTTCTCAATGTTGGATTCACATTGTAACTTATTGGTTCTGGACTTCTGTTTGTATCCTCTTATTAATCATTGCTAGACATACATTTTCTGTCTAGTGTAgctttttgattttatttgcCTTTTGAACGGATGATGTTCCACATGCAAGCTTTCGTTTCTGGACAAAGATTCAATTTTATGTTTGTGTGTTAAGGTTTATTTCAAACTTATGGTGTATCTTCTTCAACATATCTGACTTAATAAGCCAATAATATGCGCTCTAATTATATTGTATGTCCTAATTTTTGTGGGAGTTCTCAAGTGTTGTTTATGATAGTTAGAGAAACAGGACCATATGCATAAGATTATGAGGAAGTAGGATAAACAAATTAGTTGCTCTAGTTTACAAATTTTAGTTGTTTAGTATTCACTTTTAAGCGATCTTGCAGGTAACTGGAGATCCTGGGAAAATGATTGCTGTcgaaagaaatttgaaaaagtttGAGATCAGAGAGATTGTCAGGACAGGAAAGGTAGTGGACTTTTGGAGTAACTAGATTGTATTGCTTCTGAGTATCATCTTATTAGTGCTTTCTAATGGATATAGTTACATCTTTCAAAGGACATAAAAGACATAATCTTGTGGACTCACTAATTTAGGGAAATATGGAATGCCAAATTTTCAGATAGCACTGAGAAGGGAAAAGATGGGTGCTACTGCTCCATTTTGGCGATTCTCAGCAGCATCCTATCCAGATCTCAAGGAGCAAGCACCTGTTAATGTTCTTCGAGGTAGCAAAACAGGAGCTATAGTCCCTCCAAGTGAAACAACAGCAGGGGTGTGTGCTACAAACTAGTGTGCATCTCTCAAAGGAGAACATTTTTGACGCATGCAATTCAAATGCTCTTTTGTTTTCTGACATTATCTAAATTAAATTCTTCACAAGTTTACTAATCCTCCAGTGttaaaagttttatattttgttttaaatgtaGGGAGATGTTTATCCCGTTGAGTCAACTTCTGACCTAAAGGTACAACGTGTTCTTGACGCTCACTGGGGACTTCTCACGGACGAAGATGTAAGTGATTTTGTTGCTAATATATATACACGTAGATCTTATATATGCCACCATAGGTACGCGTGCCATGATGCTTTAATAGTTATATGCAGCATAATGGTAGAGGCTTCAGAATCTGTTTGCATTATAAGAGTTGGACTTATTTGAACAATCAGGTTGTCTGGGACTCTGAGTATGAATAATTCTTACTGTTAATATCGTATGGACGAATCATTATCCTATATCTAAACTTCTAAAGTTAGATATGATTAGTTGTGGAGATTGTTTCTATTCATTTGCATAGCTGACAGTTTTTCTAGGTGATTTTGTTTCATTTCGTTATAATTCTTCTTTTCTGATCTTTCAGACGAGTGGACTACGGTCACATACTCTATCTTTGCTTGTAAACGATGTTCCAGGAGTCCTTAATCTTGTAACTGGTGTTTTCGCTCGAAGGGGATACAATATTCAGGCATAGTCCTTATATCTCTCTCACACACAGAGTGCGCTTGGAATTCACTGATACACTGACTAAATCTTATTTTTGGTTCAGAGTTTGGCGGTAGGACATGCTGAAGCACAGGGCATTTCACGCATTACAACAGTTGTTCCTGCAACAGATGAATCAGTCAGCAAATTAGTGCAGCAACTTTATAAACTCGTTGATGTGCATGAGGTAGGATCACATAGAGCAACGGTCGTTCGTATATATTGTAACAGTCTGAATGCTCTTGATGGCTCTATCCTCTGCTCTTTTCCCTTTAGCTATTTCTGTGAAGTTTAAACTGTAGATCATACACAGAAGAATATCTTGTGATCTCTTCTTGGACTTTACTACATCTTTTCTGGTCTTATGCTGTAGTCTGTAACATAATTTTCCAAGCAGTTATAAAATTTTGTGGGGATCACTGCAGGTCCATGATCTTACTCATTTGCCATTTTCTGAAAGAGAACTGATGCTGATTAAGATTGCTGTGAACGCTGCTGCAAGAAGAGATGTTCTGGACATTGCTAGTATTTTCAGGGCAAAAGCTGTTGACGTATCCGATCATACAATTACTTTGCAGGTAAAATGCATTTCTCATAAACTGGTACTTCGTTTGAGGTGTAGTTGCAAATCAGATAAACGATCCAATCGATTTGGACATCTGTAAAGTTACGTATCATTAGATAGATTTGACACAATCTTCCgtttaacaaaatatatgaaacaGACTTGGATTttccatcttaaatcgctttctccattatttttttttttttggatttgttgATTGATTTTGTTTGATGTGGATACAGCTTACTGGGGATCTTGACAAGATGGTTGCACTGCAGAGGTTGTTGGAACCTTACGGTATATGCGAGGTTAGTGTTGCAATCTATTTTCATCTCTTAGTCAATGTTATAACAGGCAATAGCACATTATAACAAATTCTGAGCCGTAGTTAGAAGTCTCAAATTGTTCAGACAAAGTTGAAACATTAAGAGGTTTGTAGTCTTGTAAGCCTTAGAAACAGGAGTGAAATCTTAGTCTCGTAAAATCAATAACAAAAGCTGGActcattttctaatttattCTACCCCTTCAGGCCGTGCTTAGGACAAGAATCAGTTTGACAGGCATTATTCCTTGTATAACTTATGATGTTTCTCAATCAACAGGTTGCAAGAACAGGGCGTGTGGCATTGGCTCGTGAATCAGGAGTGGACTCTAAGTATCTTCGTGGATACTCCTTCCCTTTAAGTGGTTAATAACCCAATCGCATTCGCAGAGTAGCATACAAAGTTGTATCCATGGAACAgcaaaagaggaaaaaaagacCTTTTGAATATGAAAAAGTTCCATTACACACTTTTATGAGCCACAAACCCAAAGACCGAGCCAGAGAGATTGTGTGGATATGTTTTGGGACTTTGTGAATTTCATTTCAGTTTCTTTATTTTGAGAATAAAATGTTGTTAGGATTATTAATCTTCGCTGCCTTCTTTTTCCCGGTAGTTGTCTCCAGGGATCATGGGATGAATAAATCACACTTTTGATTTCTTAGAAGTTTCTGTGGACGGACTTTGCAAATGTTTTAGAGAGTAAACGTCAGACTAAGTAATAGTTGACTGAACCGGAAGTGTACTTTGAACACCAACCGGAAAACAACAATCTACTGGTCAAAACCGGAAAATCTGGTTTGACTGTAAATTAAGAAACTAATCATTTCTTACGTGGTTCACTTACATGAGAatgagagattgagagagagagagaaatggagAACAGAGCACGtcgcaagagagagagaaacatgaAGATGACAATAAGTGTCTACGGACGAGAAGTTTCATAATGTTCTATAGTAGCAatttgagaaagaagaagaaaacatatttcaaattcaaaagaTTGAGTACTTCTTCTTCATAAGTTCATACATTTTCTTCAGAAACTAGTTTACATAATCACAAAGCCTATGCTGCTACATCAACACTTACAAATCAACTGAAGGAATCTGTTCTTGGGAACAGTCGACACCATTCAAACAAGGTGGCTTTGCAGCTCCGTAATAGAAGAAAGCCATGATCTTTGAGAGATCATCTGCTGTTCTAATGCCTGCAAATATATCCAAAACATTTATTCTAAGTACAACAAAAGAGTTATAGAGACTCTGGTTTCAGGTTTGGTAGAAATTACCTTTCTCACGGTATAATATCTTTCCGGCTTTAGTGAAGATGATCTCTGGGAACACAGTAACTTGCAGAGCAGAGACTAGATCTGTCTCAACCACAGCATCAACAGCAACACACTGGAAGTAATAATGGCCCAAGAGGATTAAAAGCACAGATCCAAAACATACAGCAAGATCCAAGAATGGTTTTACAGATGGTAAAGAGATTTGTGCAAAACTTACTCTTGGTGAAGGAAGTCCACAGTTCCATATGACCTGAATCGCCTTATCTAGCTCTTCCCTGAATTTTTCGTTTTCCTTTGGCCTGAAATTAGCCGATACTCATGTCAAAGTTCAACACCAAATAcagttttgttttcaaaaacagTAAAGGCTGAAACTTCTAATCACTAAAGTGAATCAAGTCCATAAACAAAACAGCCAAATGACTAATAACGAGTAAAGAAACTAACCAAGTATAAGAACCTAATCAACCAAACAGTTCTAAATGTTTAGCAATTTGACAAGCAAATCAAAGAGAAGCACAGACAGACCTTTTGTAGCGGTTGTGAACAAGAACCATGAGCGGACTGATATCTTTAAACACTGCCTCCTCCCATTCTGCAGTCGTGAGATCTTTAATCGGTCGTATGTAGTTATCATCTTGCCAAACAATCtccttatcatcatcatcatcatcatcatcatcatcatcatccttctTTTCGTTCTTAATAGTTATCTTATTAAAGAACTGGTTAAAGCTAAACCCCCAACCATCAGCATCCTCAGGCCAATCAGGATCCTCCTCGTTGACAACAAGAGGGTAATCCGCAAGAagcttctgcatcttcctcctcttctccacCATGTCAATCTCTTCCTCTTCAACGTCAGGGTGGCTATCAATCACCTCTCGTATCTTCTGCCTCCATTCCCGTCTCTCCTCTGGATCATCGAGACTTGATGATCTTTTGTCAGAGGTATCTTTCTTcacctcatcatcatcatcatcatcatcatcgtcatcactgtcgctttcttctttgtttctcCATGACTTCTTCCCAAGTTTATCAACTAACCCAAAAGCTTTCACATTTCTTCTACACCTCATCACATAAACCTTCTATGCGAAACAAAAGGTTTCAAATTGGCTTAGTTTGGAACTTAAGTAAGCACAACTAGAGGAGAGAGAACTAACCGAGGAGGCAATGTTACACTCATATCTCGAAGAAGGAACCTCAAAACCGTTTCTTTTGCAAAGGGCAGAAGCGGAGACGCCGGATAATAGTGGGGAAGGGATGATGAATCCGTTAACAGGGGAGGTGACACGTGTCGAGTATGGGAGAATCATTCCCTCTGAAAGAGattgatgaaaaaatagaaTCACACATCTAAAGGCTCGCGACGGTTTTTCGAAATGGAAACGAATCAATTCAACGAACCTGGAGTTGAGACGGGCAACAATCTGAAGCTGGAATTGAGAAAACTGTAATTGATtgtgctttcttcttcttcttcccaaacCTAAAAACTCTGTAAAACCCTTAAGCGAACACTTTCAGGTTTTTGGggataacaaaaagaaaagaaaacgtCAATTAAGGAAATGACACGTCACTCGCAAATAataatatcttcttttttttcgacCAACACTcgcaaataattatttttgtttcaacaaTTGTTTACATTTTCTTACTTCTCGGGTTTTTGGGATGTCTTTCAACATTATTATCAAGGGTTTATGATAAATTAAAGAAATGATTGGAGACTGAATCAAAATCTGAGACTAATCAATTATTCATCGGCTATAATTTTTGAATAAGTTTTTCAGTTTTCTGGAAATATATTATCAAAtgatttaccaaaaacattaTTGTGGATTAGTTGAAACTATTGAGTTAAGTATTTTTTTGGTTGTCTATTGgatttacattaataattaaaaaatttctataagctggcaaaaaatacatctttttaTAATCTGGAGTCGAGGCCTAATCGATTAATCTTCTAGGGGTTCGTTTATCAACGTCAAATATACATATGACTATTCGCAATGAAAATTAGATATTCATGTCGATTGACCACATAATAATCGACCGTCACAATTttcaaaagtaaatttaaaaataactaaaactaaatgaattaaaatactaaaatttaaatctaaagCCAAGTTATTTTAGAACGGAAATAAAGATCATAATTATAGcaatcaaaagaaaagaacaacGAATGAAAATAAACTTGAGAAGTTtgtttgtagatttttttttagaaaaccttTCTATCCAAATAGTCATATCACAAATTTAGtagaatttcaaatatattaatttaaaactgaaaaaaaaatctatcgaaaaaaatcaaaagaaaatcgaaataaaaaaaacttttatttcagaatagattaaaaaaaatagataaaaccaAATTTATATATCTCTTTAAAAGATGAGAATGTATTGAAAGAGAAGAGCATTGTTTTGGTGATTGGTTTCCTTAACAAACGATTTTTACTTTGTTCTAATTTGGATTATGTACGAAATCTGAAAAAAAGAATATAGTCTTTTAATTCCAAAACAATTGATGTTTGGTTGAAGACACAAGAACTAagacacatatttttttttttagaaaagttgtattaaaatataaattaaaattaattcaactaatcatcataaaattataaaaatcacTTGTCACACAATTtgcaataaaaactaaaataagtataaaatattaaaacatcatgtattttgaaatattaatttttttttcaaaacatcattttatttttgaacttgTCTAATCGCTCATAATTTGAAATCCTATAAAAAGCTAATTGTGAACTATTATGTGATTTATAAGACTTGAAACAATTAAGTAGGACGACCATGAGATTTAGGAGGTCAGATCATTAGtgatttgttaaatttttaactatttattttaccGATTTGAgggtttaaaatatttttggagaCCTAACTCtatgtaattttcatcaaaaattgtgtgtgtgtgtgggggGGGGGCGTTAATGTCAATATTTCATTTGGTTTTACACATGACCGGTCCTGCAATTAAGGTTTAGGAactgaatgttatatatatatatatatatatacatatatatttagaagGTTTGGAGCCGGATGATTCATACATACTAATCACTTAAAGTTTGAAAGCTGGAAACCTCAGGACTGCCTCTATAAGCCTCAAGACTTTATTTTCCTTTCGTCCgataaatttgtaagaatatggATCAAATAAAAAACGGAAGGATGAGACTAGGGCAGCTTTTACCCGGATGAAAGGAAAATAAAGCcttggctctctctctctctcacagtCTAAAAGATATACAGAAAGAAAATCTTGTGATCCCTAGTATAGTCATATAGCCAAGAATGTATGTTACTGACATAACAAACATACAAACAAAGTGGTGACCGTTCcaggtgggggggggggggggggcgttAATGTCAATATTTCATTTGGTTTTACACATGACCGGTCCTGCAATTAAGGTTTAGGAactgaatgttatatatatatatatacatatatatttagaagGTTTGGAGCCGGATGATTCATACATACTAATCACTTAAAGTTTGAAAGCTGGAAACCTCAGGACTGCCTCTATAAGCCTCAAGACTTTATTTTCCTTTCGTCCgataaatttgtaagaatatggATCAAATAAAAAACGGAAGGATGAGACTAGGGCAGCTTTTACCCGGATGAAAGGAAAATAAAGCcttggctctctctctctcacagtCTAAAAGATATACAGAAAGAAAATCTTGTGATCCCTAGTATAGTCATATAGCCAAGAATGTATGTTACTGACATAACAAACATACAAACAAAGTGGTGACCGTTCCAGGTGGCGATCCTCCTCGGCTATAATCAAATTCAAATAGTTTGGCTAATATGGATTTGTTTCATTAACTACACATTTTGCATCTCTTCCGGTTGTTTATCTTCATCTATTGTCAGTCTCCTTCGCACGACTTATTCAACTCTCACCGTTCGGAATCTTAATTACGACAACGAACTGATAGACATAAAACGCTACAAAGACTGATAATCATAAAATGTGTGGAACATAACAATAAAGTTCAAACGTGGAGAAAAAGGTGGCATTCCCACTGTGTGGAACCCGCAGCGTAGACTTTGACTTATCAGCGCTTACATAGTCAAGTCAATACACAGAGTcgtgtaataaaaataattgcgACCAGCTTTTTTTGGGGTGCACATATTATTGCGACCAGCTACATTCACATTTTCTTACTGAGAATGATTTGGAGAATTTGCCCCATactatttccatttttttaaattaatttacaaaaacttAATGATACACTTCACAAACCGAGCAGCCATTCTCGTTACAGATTTATGAGTTGGATCTTGATTTTAGTTCTGGACCCCAATCTTATGTCGAGACATATCATACTCAATTGtttctataacaaaaaaaaactacattaaaaatacaaaaatctaGTTAACCAAACTAAGAGAACATAAtccatataaattatttatgataGAAGACTATCATATAACTTTATATAAATCAATTGCAGTTAGCAATAATCATGTATTTTTCATATCAATCTACAACTGTAACCTCTTAAACACCGCATATATGAACTCCaaaccttatattttttttaaaatattaatagaatttaaatttaatattcttattttcacattttatattattca encodes:
- the LOC106437713 gene encoding thioredoxin-like fold domain-containing protein MRL7L, chloroplastic isoform X2 is translated as MILPYSTRVTSPVNGFIIPSPLLSGVSASALCKRNGFEVPSSRYECNIASSVYVMRCRRNVKAFGLVDKLGKKSWRNKEESDSDDDDDDDDDDEVKKDTSDKRSSSLDDPEERREWRQKIREVIDSHPDVEEEEIDMVEKRRKMQKLLADYPLVVNEEDPDWPEDADGWGFSFNQFFNKITIKNEKKDDDDDDDDDDDDKEIVWQDDNYIRPIKDLTTAEWEEAVFKDISPLMVLVHNRYKRPKENEKFREELDKAIQVIWNCGLPSPRCVAVDAVVETDLVSALQVTVFPEIIFTKAGKILYREKGIRTADDLSKIMAFFYYGAAKPPCLNGVDCSQEQIPSVDL
- the LOC106437715 gene encoding acetolactate synthase small subunit 2, chloroplastic isoform X2 — translated: MAAISASSSPSLLSLRSSSSPALTPSTRRVSFPSKISHFSGNSNRDNETGKRVERIVRSVNERVSDAPPTSKVRKHTISVFVGDESGMINRIAGVFARRGYNIESLAVGLNRDKALFTIVVSGTERVLQQVIEQLQKLVNVLKVEDISSEPQVERELMLVKVNAHPEYRAEIMWLVDTFRAKVVDIAEHALTIEVTGDPGKMIAVERNLKKFEIREIVRTGKIALRREKMGATAPFWRFSAASYPDLKEQAPVNVLRGSKTGAIVPPSETTAGGDVYPVESTSDLKVQRVLDAHWGLLTDEDTSGLRSHTLSLLVNDVPGVLNLVTGVFARRGYNIQSLAVGHAEAQGISRITTVVPATDESVSKLVQQLYKLVDVHEVHDLTHLPFSERELMLIKIAVNAAARRDVLDIASIFRAKAVDVSDHTITLQLTGDLDKMVALQRLLEPYGICEVARTGRVALARESGVDSKYLRGYSFPLSG
- the LOC106437713 gene encoding thioredoxin-like fold domain-containing protein MRL7L, chloroplastic isoform X1, whose protein sequence is MILPYSTRVTSPVNGFIIPSPLLSGVSASALCKRNGFEVPSSRYECNIASSKVYVMRCRRNVKAFGLVDKLGKKSWRNKEESDSDDDDDDDDDDEVKKDTSDKRSSSLDDPEERREWRQKIREVIDSHPDVEEEEIDMVEKRRKMQKLLADYPLVVNEEDPDWPEDADGWGFSFNQFFNKITIKNEKKDDDDDDDDDDDDKEIVWQDDNYIRPIKDLTTAEWEEAVFKDISPLMVLVHNRYKRPKENEKFREELDKAIQVIWNCGLPSPRCVAVDAVVETDLVSALQVTVFPEIIFTKAGKILYREKGIRTADDLSKIMAFFYYGAAKPPCLNGVDCSQEQIPSVDL
- the LOC106437715 gene encoding acetolactate synthase small subunit 2, chloroplastic isoform X1, which translates into the protein MAAISASSSPSLLSLRSSSSPALTPSTRRVSFPSKISHFSGNSNRDNETGKRVERIVRSVNERVSDAPPTSKVRKHTISVFVGDESGMINRIAGVFARRGYNIESLAVGLNRDKALFTIVVSGTERVLQQVIEQLQKLVNVLKVEDISSEPQVERELMLVKVNAHPEYRAEIMWLVDTFRAKVVDIAEHALTIEVTGDPGKMIAVERNLKKFEIREIVRTGKIALRREKMGATAPFWRFSAASYPDLKEQAPVNVLRGSKTGAIVPPSETTAGGDVYPVESTSDLKVQRVLDAHWGLLTDEDHNGRGFRICLHYKSWTYLNNQTSGLRSHTLSLLVNDVPGVLNLVTGVFARRGYNIQSLAVGHAEAQGISRITTVVPATDESVSKLVQQLYKLVDVHEVHDLTHLPFSERELMLIKIAVNAAARRDVLDIASIFRAKAVDVSDHTITLQLTGDLDKMVALQRLLEPYGICEVARTGRVALARESGVDSKYLRGYSFPLSG